A genomic stretch from Thauera sp. GDN1 includes:
- a CDS encoding thioesterase family protein, whose translation MNENARLIYTTRMPVRWGDMDAYGHVNNTVYFRYFEQARVEWLEQMGCRVSPEEPVGPVIINAACTFFAPVNYPATVVIKMYAGEPGRSSVMTWYELLVEGEDRVYCEGSAKTVWMDMRTGKSSPIPEVVRALFD comes from the coding sequence ATGAACGAGAACGCCAGGCTGATCTACACCACGCGCATGCCGGTGCGCTGGGGCGACATGGACGCCTACGGCCATGTGAACAATACGGTGTATTTCCGCTACTTCGAGCAGGCACGCGTCGAGTGGCTCGAGCAGATGGGCTGCCGGGTCAGTCCGGAGGAGCCGGTCGGCCCGGTCATCATCAATGCCGCGTGCACCTTCTTCGCGCCGGTGAATTATCCTGCGACGGTCGTCATCAAGATGTACGCCGGCGAGCCCGGGCGTTCGAGCGTGATGACCTGGTACGAACTGCTCGTCGAGGGCGAGGATCGCGTCTATTGCGAGGGATCTGCGAAGACGGTGTGGATGGACATGCGCACCGGCAAGTCGTCGCCGATTCCCGAGGTGGTGCGCGCGCTGTTCGACTGA
- a CDS encoding DNA topoisomerase IV subunit B: MAGKQDTPKQYDESSFRVLKGLEPVRERPGMYTRTDSPAHIIQEVIDNAADEALGGFAKKIHVTLHVDGSVTVADDGRGIPVGLHPEEGVPVVVLAYTRLHAGGKFDKREGNSAYAFSGGLHGVGVSVTNALSTRIEVEVKRDGKVHRIDFADGGETISPVRIEGDCGRQTGTRVRVWPDGKYFESPRVPMNELERLLRSKAVLLSGVAVRLDIEQASGPALSKTWSYPEGLAGYLKELAGDVEAVAPIFTAEKYAGKDDATFAAGEGAAWALAWFESAVPSESYVNLIPTVNGGTHESGLRAGVFEAMKSFIDHHTLLPRGVKLQQEDVCGRMSFVLSARLLDPQFQGQVKEKLNSREAVKLVSSQLRDPFEIWLNNHVEAGKAIAELSIKQALARQKSAQKVEKKKTSGVAVLPGKLSDCESEDIADNELFLVEGDSAGGSAKMARNKETQAILPLRGKVQNAWEIDPDRLFANAEIHDIAVALGVDAHKADSDVDLSGLRYGKVVIMSDADVDGAHIQTLLLTLFFRHFPKLIERGHVYVAQPPLYRVDVPAQGKKRPPRRLYALDEGELAAIRERLEKEGFKPDAIEIGRFKGLGEMNPDQLRETTMDPATRRVLPVKVRSGALEDTLKMFTLLMGKGEASGRRAWMEEKGDSVEADV; encoded by the coding sequence ATGGCTGGCAAGCAAGACACCCCAAAGCAGTACGACGAGTCCTCCTTCCGCGTCCTCAAGGGACTCGAGCCGGTGCGCGAGCGCCCCGGCATGTACACCCGCACCGACAGCCCGGCGCACATCATCCAGGAAGTGATCGACAACGCCGCCGACGAGGCGCTCGGCGGCTTTGCGAAGAAGATCCACGTCACCCTGCATGTCGACGGCTCGGTCACCGTGGCCGACGACGGCCGCGGCATCCCGGTCGGCCTGCATCCCGAGGAAGGCGTGCCGGTGGTGGTGCTGGCCTACACCCGCCTGCACGCCGGCGGCAAGTTCGACAAGCGCGAGGGCAACTCGGCCTATGCCTTCTCGGGCGGTCTGCACGGCGTCGGCGTGTCGGTGACCAACGCGCTGTCGACCCGCATCGAGGTCGAGGTCAAGCGCGACGGCAAGGTGCACCGCATCGACTTCGCCGACGGCGGCGAGACGATCAGCCCGGTGCGCATCGAAGGCGACTGCGGGCGCCAGACCGGCACCCGGGTGCGGGTGTGGCCGGACGGCAAGTACTTCGAATCGCCGCGCGTGCCGATGAACGAGCTCGAGCGCCTGCTGCGCTCGAAGGCCGTGCTGCTGTCGGGCGTGGCGGTGCGGCTCGACATCGAACAGGCCAGCGGCCCGGCGCTGAGCAAGACCTGGTCCTACCCCGAGGGTCTGGCCGGCTACCTCAAGGAGCTCGCCGGCGACGTCGAGGCGGTGGCGCCGATCTTCACCGCCGAGAAGTATGCCGGCAAGGACGATGCGACCTTCGCTGCGGGCGAAGGCGCCGCCTGGGCGCTGGCCTGGTTCGAGTCGGCGGTGCCGAGCGAGTCCTACGTCAACCTGATCCCCACGGTGAATGGCGGCACCCACGAATCCGGCCTGCGCGCCGGCGTGTTCGAGGCCATGAAGTCCTTCATCGACCATCACACCCTGCTGCCGCGCGGCGTCAAGCTGCAGCAGGAGGACGTGTGCGGGCGGATGAGCTTCGTGCTCTCGGCGCGCCTGCTCGATCCGCAGTTCCAGGGCCAGGTGAAGGAAAAGCTCAACTCGCGCGAGGCGGTGAAGCTGGTGTCCTCGCAACTGCGCGACCCCTTCGAGATCTGGCTCAACAACCACGTCGAGGCCGGCAAGGCCATCGCCGAGCTGTCGATCAAGCAGGCACTCGCGCGCCAGAAGAGCGCGCAGAAGGTCGAGAAGAAGAAGACCTCGGGCGTCGCCGTGCTGCCCGGCAAGCTGTCGGACTGCGAGTCCGAGGACATCGCCGACAACGAACTCTTCCTGGTCGAGGGCGACTCCGCCGGCGGCTCGGCCAAGATGGCGCGCAACAAGGAAACCCAGGCTATCCTGCCGCTGCGCGGCAAGGTGCAGAACGCCTGGGAGATCGACCCCGACCGCCTGTTCGCCAACGCCGAAATCCACGACATCGCGGTGGCGCTCGGCGTGGATGCGCACAAGGCCGACAGCGACGTGGACCTCTCCGGCCTGCGCTACGGCAAGGTCGTCATCATGTCCGACGCCGACGTGGACGGCGCCCACATCCAGACCCTGCTGCTGACCCTGTTCTTCCGCCACTTCCCCAAGCTGATCGAGCGCGGCCACGTGTATGTGGCACAGCCGCCGCTGTACCGCGTGGACGTGCCGGCGCAAGGCAAGAAGCGCCCACCGCGCCGCCTGTACGCGCTCGACGAGGGCGAGCTCGCCGCGATCCGCGAACGCCTGGAGAAGGAAGGCTTCAAGCCCGACGCGATCGAGATCGGCCGCTTCAAGGGCCTGGGCGAGATGAACCCCGACCAGCTGCGCGAGACCACCATGGACCCCGCCACCCGCCGCGTGCTGCCGGTCAAGGTGCGCAGCGGCGCGCTCGAGGACACGCTGAAGATGTTCACGCTGCTGATGGGCAAGGGCGAGGCCTCCGGCCGACGCGCGTGGATGGAAGAAAAGGGCGACAGCGTCGAAGCCGACGTCTGA
- the parC gene encoding DNA topoisomerase IV subunit A, protein MTTETPDLFDMPDPAAGSPKPAQATPSIAGAATTASPPAPTQAGEDLPPPPAPPAEPEPEPEDDGTLALDRYAERAYLAYAMSVVKSRALPQVEDGLKPVQRRILYAMNEMRLSSTSKHVKSARVVGDVIGKYHPHGDTSVYDAMVRVAQDFSLRYPLVDGQGNFGSRDGDSAAAMRYTECRLTPIAELLLSEIDRGTVDFIPNYDGAFEEPQLLPARLPFVLLNGASGIAVGMATEIPPHNLREVAEATCHLIRNPEATLEDVLGIIPGPDFPGGGQLISTPETIRDAYATGRGSLRLRARWKIEELARGQWRAIVEELPHGVSAAQVLSEIETLTNPQPRAGKKEVSQEQKNLKQLVLGVLDTVRDESSDKAPVRIVLEPKSSRQNRDEFMAVLLAHTSLETSASVNMTMIGRDGRPQQKNLVQILREWIDFRYVTVERRTKHRLDEVDRRIHILEGRMIAFLHIEEVIRVIRESDEPKPALIAAFGLSDIQAEDILEIRLRQLARLEGFKIEKELAELRDERAGLQHLLDSRTAMTKLILKEVQDDARKYGDDRRTLVEAVAAVAPAEISVPDEPVTVIVSKNGWVRSRQGHGIDPVGIAYKAGDFGFAMIETRTTWPLIVIDGNGRAYTVKVSDLPGGRGDGVPMSTLVEFQDGGKLAQVVTDTPDSVYFFANSGGYGFLCSVADATSRQRAGKAFMSLEKGEKVLAPAKVFGDWIAAASENGRLLVFPCPEMKMQSGGRGVIVMALDEGEALAAVAVPADDAVLSIEGTGRGGKTTTVELKPAQREALRHRRARKGAPLTPKLKPERMR, encoded by the coding sequence ATGACGACCGAAACCCCAGACCTGTTCGACATGCCAGACCCCGCCGCGGGCTCGCCCAAGCCCGCTCAGGCCACCCCCTCCATTGCGGGCGCGGCGACGACTGCCAGCCCGCCCGCACCGACACAGGCGGGCGAGGATCTGCCCCCGCCCCCAGCCCCACCCGCAGAGCCCGAACCGGAGCCCGAAGACGACGGCACGCTGGCGCTCGACCGCTACGCCGAGCGCGCCTACCTCGCCTACGCGATGAGCGTGGTGAAGTCGCGTGCGCTGCCGCAGGTCGAGGACGGCCTGAAGCCGGTGCAACGCCGCATCCTGTACGCGATGAACGAGATGCGGCTGTCGTCCACGTCCAAGCACGTGAAGTCCGCGCGCGTGGTCGGCGACGTGATCGGCAAGTACCACCCGCACGGCGACACCAGCGTCTACGACGCCATGGTGCGAGTGGCGCAGGACTTCTCGCTGCGCTATCCGCTGGTCGACGGCCAGGGCAACTTCGGCTCGCGCGACGGCGACTCGGCGGCGGCGATGCGTTACACCGAATGCCGGCTGACGCCGATTGCCGAGCTGCTGCTGTCCGAGATCGACCGCGGCACGGTGGACTTCATCCCCAACTACGACGGCGCCTTCGAGGAGCCGCAGCTGCTGCCCGCGCGCCTGCCCTTCGTGCTGCTCAACGGCGCCTCGGGCATCGCGGTGGGCATGGCCACCGAGATCCCGCCGCACAACCTGCGCGAGGTGGCCGAGGCCACCTGCCACCTGATCCGCAACCCCGAGGCCACGCTCGAGGACGTGCTCGGGATCATCCCCGGACCGGACTTCCCCGGCGGCGGCCAGCTCATCTCCACCCCCGAGACGATCCGCGACGCCTACGCCACCGGCCGCGGCAGCCTGCGCCTGCGCGCGCGCTGGAAGATCGAGGAGCTCGCCCGCGGCCAGTGGCGCGCGATCGTCGAGGAACTGCCGCACGGCGTGTCCGCCGCGCAGGTGCTGTCCGAGATCGAGACCCTGACCAACCCGCAGCCGCGCGCGGGCAAGAAGGAAGTCTCGCAGGAGCAGAAGAACCTCAAGCAGCTCGTGCTCGGCGTGCTCGACACCGTGCGCGACGAATCCAGCGACAAGGCGCCGGTGCGCATCGTGCTGGAGCCCAAGTCCAGCCGCCAGAACCGCGACGAGTTCATGGCGGTGCTGCTCGCCCACACCAGCCTGGAGACCTCGGCTTCGGTCAACATGACGATGATCGGGCGCGATGGACGGCCGCAGCAGAAGAACCTGGTGCAGATCCTGCGCGAGTGGATCGACTTCCGCTACGTCACCGTCGAGCGCCGCACCAAGCATCGGCTGGACGAAGTCGATCGCCGCATCCACATCCTCGAAGGCCGCATGATCGCCTTCCTGCACATCGAGGAAGTGATCCGCGTGATCCGCGAGTCGGACGAGCCGAAGCCGGCGCTGATCGCCGCCTTCGGCCTGTCCGACATCCAGGCCGAGGACATCCTCGAGATCCGCCTGCGCCAGCTCGCCCGTCTCGAAGGCTTCAAGATCGAGAAGGAACTCGCCGAACTGCGCGACGAACGCGCCGGCCTGCAGCATCTCCTCGACAGCCGCACGGCGATGACGAAGCTGATCCTGAAGGAGGTCCAGGACGACGCGAGGAAATACGGCGACGACCGCCGCACCCTGGTGGAAGCCGTGGCCGCAGTCGCGCCGGCGGAGATCTCGGTGCCCGACGAGCCGGTCACCGTGATCGTGTCGAAGAACGGCTGGGTGCGCTCGCGCCAGGGCCATGGCATCGACCCCGTCGGCATCGCCTACAAGGCCGGCGACTTCGGCTTCGCGATGATCGAGACGCGCACCACCTGGCCGCTGATCGTCATCGACGGCAACGGCCGCGCGTACACGGTGAAGGTCTCAGACCTGCCCGGCGGACGCGGCGACGGCGTGCCGATGAGCACGCTGGTCGAGTTCCAGGACGGCGGCAAGCTCGCCCAGGTCGTCACCGACACCCCGGATTCCGTCTATTTCTTCGCCAACAGCGGCGGCTACGGCTTCCTGTGCAGCGTCGCCGACGCGACCAGCCGTCAGCGCGCCGGCAAGGCCTTCATGAGCCTGGAAAAGGGCGAGAAGGTGCTGGCGCCGGCTAAGGTGTTCGGCGACTGGATCGCCGCGGCCTCGGAGAACGGCCGCCTGCTCGTCTTCCCGTGTCCCGAGATGAAGATGCAGAGCGGCGGTCGTGGCGTGATCGTGATGGCACTGGACGAAGGCGAGGCGCTTGCCGCCGTCGCCGTACCGGCCGACGACGCGGTGCTGAGCATCGAGGGTACGGGGCGCGGCGGCAAGACCACGACGGTCGAGCTCAAGCCCGCCCAGCGCGAAGCGCTGCGCCATCGCCGCGCGCGCAAGGGTGCGCCGCTGACGCCGAAGCTCAAGCCGGAAAGGATGCGCTGA
- a CDS encoding GrpB family protein, with translation MTPAPRHVERALHERVEIVPYDPAWPALFAAEVVHLRALLPAELIGRIEHFGSTAVPGLAAKPIIDMLVEVRSMEDVARRIAPLLQAEGYEFFWRAPEHGLPGMDYAWFIRRDAAGRRTHHIHFLQAGSSEWERLLFRDYLRAHPEAARAYGELKQRIAAEHPDDRVAYAKAKTRFVREAMRAARRKPR, from the coding sequence ATGACGCCCGCCCCACGCCATGTCGAACGCGCGCTGCACGAGCGGGTCGAGATCGTGCCCTACGATCCGGCCTGGCCGGCGCTGTTCGCCGCGGAAGTGGTGCATCTGCGCGCGCTGCTGCCGGCGGAGCTGATTGGCCGCATCGAGCATTTCGGCAGCACCGCGGTGCCCGGACTGGCGGCGAAGCCGATCATCGACATGCTGGTCGAGGTGCGCTCGATGGAGGACGTGGCCCGGCGCATCGCGCCCTTGCTGCAGGCCGAGGGCTACGAGTTCTTCTGGCGGGCTCCGGAGCATGGGCTGCCGGGCATGGACTACGCTTGGTTCATCCGCCGCGATGCGGCGGGGCGGCGCACGCACCACATCCATTTCCTGCAGGCGGGCTCGTCGGAGTGGGAGCGCCTGCTGTTCCGCGACTACCTGCGCGCCCATCCCGAGGCCGCGCGGGCGTACGGCGAACTCAAGCAGCGGATCGCTGCCGAGCACCCCGACGACCGCGTGGCCTACGCGAAGGCCAAGACGCGCTTCGTACGCGAGGCGATGCGGGCGGCGCGGCGGAAGCCGCGATAG
- a CDS encoding acetoacetate--CoA ligase, giving the protein MNLHEDKPLWAPSAERIASANVTAFRLAAEKRWGVSLPDYDALYDWSVAHPEQFWVSVWEEGGVVGHRGERVLVDGDKMPGAQWFPDAKLNFARNLLRSRDAHDAIVFWGEDHVMNRMSHGELYRAVAHFVAALREMGVEKGDRVAAYMPNMPETVIAMLAAASIGAIFTSASPDFGVQGVLDRFGQTEPKVLIACDGYYYAGKTVDVLGKLGEIVGQLPSVKRVVVVPYVHHDHDLSHVPHARMYADFIAPYHFVDDIEFAELPFDHPLYIMYSSGTTGVPKCIVHCAGGALLQHLKEHKLHGDVKPADRVFYFTTCGWMMWNWLVSALAAEATLLLYDGSPFAGDNQILFDYADAEHMTHFGTSAKFLDAAAKFGLKPRETHRLDTVRAMMSTGSPLVAEGFDYVYRDIKADLQLSSISGGTDIISCFVLGSPVLPVWRGEIQCRGLGMAVDVWDDDGRPVRGEKGELVCSKPFPVMPIGFWGDDDGSKYRAAYFERFDNVWCHGDFCEITAHGGLVIYGRSDATLNPGGVRIGTAEIYRQVEKLHEVVESLVIGQDWPPQNPNDVRVVLFVKLREGLTLDDDLTKRIRQTIRDNTTPRHVPAKVLQVADIPRTKSGKIVELAVRNVVHGRPVKNQEALANPEALAHFRDRAELVE; this is encoded by the coding sequence ATGAATCTGCATGAAGACAAGCCCCTTTGGGCGCCATCCGCCGAGCGCATCGCCTCGGCCAACGTCACCGCCTTCCGCCTGGCGGCGGAGAAGCGCTGGGGCGTGAGCCTGCCCGACTACGACGCGCTGTACGACTGGTCGGTCGCGCACCCGGAGCAGTTCTGGGTCAGTGTCTGGGAGGAGGGCGGGGTCGTCGGCCACCGCGGCGAGCGCGTGCTGGTCGATGGCGACAAGATGCCCGGCGCGCAGTGGTTCCCCGACGCAAAGCTCAACTTCGCCCGCAACCTGCTGCGCTCGCGCGACGCGCACGACGCGATCGTGTTCTGGGGCGAAGACCATGTGATGAACCGCATGAGCCACGGCGAGCTGTACCGCGCGGTGGCGCATTTCGTCGCCGCGCTGCGCGAGATGGGCGTGGAGAAGGGCGACCGCGTCGCCGCCTACATGCCCAACATGCCCGAGACGGTGATCGCCATGCTGGCGGCGGCGAGTATCGGCGCGATCTTCACCTCGGCCTCGCCGGACTTCGGCGTGCAGGGCGTGCTCGACCGCTTCGGCCAGACCGAGCCCAAGGTGCTGATCGCCTGCGACGGCTATTACTACGCCGGCAAGACGGTCGACGTGCTCGGCAAGCTCGGCGAGATCGTCGGCCAGTTGCCTTCGGTGAAACGCGTGGTCGTCGTGCCCTACGTGCATCACGACCACGACCTGTCGCACGTGCCGCATGCGCGCATGTACGCCGACTTCATCGCGCCTTACCACTTCGTCGACGACATCGAGTTCGCCGAGCTGCCCTTCGATCACCCGCTGTACATCATGTATTCCTCGGGCACGACGGGCGTGCCCAAGTGCATCGTGCATTGCGCCGGCGGCGCGCTGTTGCAGCACCTCAAGGAACACAAGCTGCACGGCGACGTGAAGCCCGCCGACCGCGTGTTCTACTTCACCACCTGCGGCTGGATGATGTGGAACTGGCTGGTCTCCGCGCTCGCCGCCGAGGCCACGCTGCTGCTCTACGACGGCTCGCCCTTTGCCGGCGACAACCAGATCCTGTTCGACTACGCCGACGCCGAGCACATGACGCACTTCGGTACCTCGGCCAAGTTCCTCGACGCCGCGGCGAAGTTTGGACTGAAGCCGCGCGAGACCCACAGGCTCGATACGGTGCGCGCGATGATGAGCACCGGCAGCCCGCTGGTGGCCGAAGGTTTCGACTACGTCTATCGCGACATCAAGGCCGATCTGCAGCTCTCGTCCATCTCGGGCGGTACCGACATCATCTCCTGCTTCGTGCTCGGCTCCCCGGTGCTGCCGGTGTGGCGCGGCGAGATCCAGTGCCGCGGCCTGGGGATGGCGGTGGACGTGTGGGACGACGACGGCCGCCCGGTGCGCGGCGAGAAGGGCGAGTTGGTGTGCAGCAAGCCCTTCCCGGTGATGCCGATCGGCTTCTGGGGCGACGACGATGGCAGCAAGTATCGCGCCGCCTACTTCGAGCGCTTCGACAACGTCTGGTGCCACGGCGACTTCTGCGAGATCACGGCGCACGGCGGACTTGTCATCTATGGCAGGTCGGATGCCACGCTCAACCCGGGCGGGGTGCGCATCGGCACCGCCGAGATCTACCGCCAGGTCGAGAAGCTGCACGAGGTCGTCGAATCGCTGGTGATTGGCCAGGACTGGCCGCCGCAAAACCCCAACGATGTGCGCGTGGTGCTGTTCGTGAAGCTGCGCGAAGGGCTGACGCTGGACGACGACCTCACGAAACGCATCCGCCAGACGATCCGCGACAACACCACGCCGCGCCACGTGCCGGCCAAGGTGCTGCAGGTGGCCGACATCCCGCGCACCAAGAGCGGCAAGATCGTCGAACTGGCGGTGAGGAACGTGGTGCACGGCCGCCCGGTGAAGAATCAGGAGGCGCTGGCCAACCCCGAGGCGCTGGCGCACTTCCGCGACCGCGCCGAACTGGTGGAGTGA
- a CDS encoding DUF192 domain-containing protein → MSGTKKTGRHALVNVLLAGGALGAFAAAAVAQPALPLAELGFGMYRIEAEVAHTFETRQSGLMNRTAMPLHRGMVFVFPDERAHCMWMKNTLLALSVAFLDAQGRVINIEDMQPNTTDNHCAAGPARFALEMNLGWFAERGIKAGDTLRGFDRLPAPR, encoded by the coding sequence ATGAGTGGAACGAAGAAGACGGGCCGTCACGCCCTCGTCAATGTGCTGCTGGCAGGGGGCGCGCTCGGCGCCTTTGCCGCCGCAGCCGTGGCCCAGCCGGCACTGCCCCTGGCCGAGCTCGGCTTCGGCATGTACCGCATCGAGGCCGAGGTGGCGCACACCTTCGAGACGCGCCAGAGCGGGCTGATGAATCGCACCGCAATGCCCTTGCATCGCGGCATGGTCTTCGTGTTCCCCGATGAACGCGCGCATTGCATGTGGATGAAGAACACGCTGCTGGCGCTGTCGGTGGCCTTCCTCGACGCACAGGGCCGGGTGATCAACATCGAGGACATGCAGCCGAACACCACCGATAACCATTGTGCCGCGGGCCCGGCGCGCTTTGCGCTGGAGATGAACCTGGGCTGGTTCGCCGAGCGCGGCATCAAGGCCGGTGACACCCTGCGCGGCTTCGACCGCCTGCCGGCGCCGCGCTGA
- the rlmD gene encoding 23S rRNA (uracil(1939)-C(5))-methyltransferase RlmD produces the protein MPIALIESLDHEGRGVARQDGKAVFVDGALPGERVEYVVRRARPSYEQAETLRILKASAQRVPPRCRHYGTCGGCSMQHLDAEAQAAAKQRILEDALWHIGKLRPEIIYPAIHGPAWGYRYRARLGVRLVPSKGGLRVGFHERRSSYIVDMRECPVLPPVISAMLPRLREMIADLSIADRLPQVEIAIGDEATVFVFRNLLPFSRADQKRLAAFAEAEGIQVWQQPNGPDSATPLHPLEGPALAYTLPEFDVRMDFRPTDFTQVNVHINRLLIRRSMQLLDPQPGERIADLFCGLGNFSLPIARRGAHVVGVEGSDALVARALDNARRNGLAERTSFYAANLFEATEDSLAALGPLDKLLIDPPREGAIAVAKAIGPQQQPARIVYVSCNPATLARDAAVLVREKGYVLKGAGIANMFPQTSHVESIALFERPASA, from the coding sequence ATGCCCATTGCCCTCATCGAATCCCTGGACCACGAAGGACGCGGTGTCGCCCGCCAGGACGGCAAGGCGGTGTTCGTCGATGGTGCGCTGCCGGGAGAACGGGTGGAGTACGTCGTGCGCCGTGCGCGGCCGAGCTACGAGCAGGCCGAGACCTTGCGGATCCTGAAGGCGAGCGCCCAGCGCGTGCCGCCGCGCTGCCGGCATTACGGCACCTGTGGCGGCTGTTCGATGCAGCATCTGGATGCGGAGGCGCAGGCCGCTGCCAAGCAGCGCATCCTCGAGGACGCGCTCTGGCACATCGGCAAGCTGCGGCCGGAGATCATCTACCCCGCCATTCACGGTCCCGCCTGGGGCTACCGCTACCGCGCCCGCCTCGGCGTGCGCCTGGTGCCGAGCAAGGGCGGGCTGCGCGTGGGTTTCCACGAGCGGCGTTCGAGCTACATCGTGGACATGCGCGAATGCCCGGTGCTGCCGCCGGTCATCTCGGCGATGCTGCCGCGCCTGCGCGAGATGATCGCCGACCTGTCGATCGCCGATCGCCTGCCGCAGGTCGAGATCGCGATCGGCGACGAGGCCACCGTGTTCGTGTTCCGCAACCTGCTGCCCTTCAGCCGCGCCGATCAGAAGCGCCTGGCCGCGTTCGCCGAGGCCGAGGGCATCCAGGTGTGGCAGCAGCCGAACGGGCCGGATTCGGCGACCCCGCTGCATCCGCTCGAGGGCCCGGCGCTCGCCTACACCCTGCCGGAGTTCGACGTGCGCATGGACTTCCGCCCGACCGATTTCACCCAGGTCAATGTGCACATCAACCGCCTGCTGATCCGGCGCTCGATGCAGCTGCTCGATCCGCAGCCGGGCGAGCGCATCGCCGACCTGTTCTGCGGGCTGGGCAACTTCAGCCTGCCGATCGCGCGTCGCGGCGCCCACGTCGTCGGCGTCGAGGGCAGCGACGCGCTGGTGGCGCGCGCGCTCGACAATGCGCGGCGCAACGGCCTGGCCGAGCGCACGAGCTTCTACGCCGCCAACCTTTTCGAGGCCACCGAGGACAGCCTCGCCGCGCTCGGACCGCTCGACAAGCTGCTGATCGATCCGCCGCGCGAGGGCGCGATCGCGGTCGCCAAGGCGATCGGCCCCCAGCAGCAGCCCGCACGCATCGTCTACGTCTCGTGCAACCCGGCCACGCTGGCGCGCGATGCGGCGGTGCTGGTGCGGGAGAAGGGCTATGTGCTCAAGGGCGCCGGCATCGCCAACATGTTCCCGCAGACCTCGCACGTGGAGTCGATCGCGCTCTTCGAGCGCCCGGCGTCGGCGTGA
- a CDS encoding electron transfer flavoprotein-ubiquinone oxidoreductase, with amino-acid sequence MERESMEFDVLIVGGGPAGLGAAIRLKQLAAAKGQEISVCLIEKAAEIGAHILSGAVIDPRPLDELIPDWKDKGAPITTAVTEDQVVFLTTKGSFRNPPALTPDCFDNHGNYIVRLGNVVKWLGEQAEAAGVEVYPGFAGAEILYDEAGAVKGVATGDMGLNRDGTPGPHHQPGMELHAKYTLFAEGCRGHLGKQLEARFNLRDGVDPQTYGIGIKELWEVKPEMHRPGLVVHTAGWPMDNRTYGGGFIYHLEDNLVALGFVVGLNYENPHLSPFDEMQRWKTHAEVRKHIEGGKRLAYGARAIATGNIQSLPRLIFPGGALIGDDAGFLNAARIKGTHTAIKSGMLAAEAAFEALAHERQRDALTAYPAAFRDSWLYAELHKYRNFKPLMKKGLILGSLLFGMDQMLFRGKAPWTLHNSADHDKLKPASECPKIDYPKPDGVLTFDRLSSVFLSNTNHEEEQPCHLQLKDASVPIAINLAKYDAPEQRYCPAGVYEIVHEEAGPRLQINAQNCVHCKTCDIKDPTQNINWVVPQGGEGPIYQGM; translated from the coding sequence ATGGAACGCGAATCGATGGAATTCGATGTGCTGATCGTCGGTGGCGGCCCGGCCGGGCTGGGCGCCGCGATCCGCTTGAAGCAACTGGCCGCGGCCAAGGGTCAGGAGATCTCGGTGTGCCTGATCGAGAAGGCCGCCGAGATCGGCGCCCACATCCTGTCGGGCGCCGTCATCGATCCGCGACCGCTCGACGAGCTGATCCCCGACTGGAAGGACAAGGGCGCCCCGATCACCACCGCGGTCACCGAGGACCAGGTCGTCTTCCTCACCACGAAGGGCTCGTTCCGCAATCCACCCGCGCTCACCCCCGACTGCTTCGACAACCACGGCAACTACATCGTCCGCCTGGGCAACGTCGTGAAGTGGCTGGGCGAGCAGGCCGAAGCCGCCGGCGTCGAGGTCTATCCGGGCTTCGCCGGCGCCGAGATCCTCTATGACGAGGCCGGCGCGGTGAAGGGCGTGGCCACCGGCGACATGGGTCTGAACCGCGACGGCACCCCCGGCCCGCACCACCAGCCGGGCATGGAACTGCACGCCAAGTACACGCTGTTCGCCGAAGGCTGCCGCGGCCATCTGGGCAAGCAGCTCGAGGCCCGGTTCAATCTGCGCGACGGCGTCGATCCGCAGACCTACGGCATCGGCATCAAGGAGCTGTGGGAGGTCAAGCCCGAGATGCATCGCCCCGGCCTGGTCGTGCACACCGCCGGCTGGCCGATGGACAACCGCACCTATGGCGGCGGCTTCATCTACCACCTCGAGGACAACCTGGTCGCGCTCGGCTTCGTGGTCGGCCTCAACTACGAGAACCCGCACCTGTCCCCCTTCGACGAGATGCAGCGCTGGAAGACCCACGCCGAGGTGCGCAAGCACATCGAAGGCGGCAAGCGCCTGGCCTACGGTGCGCGCGCCATCGCCACCGGCAACATCCAGAGCCTGCCGCGGCTGATCTTCCCGGGCGGCGCCCTGATCGGCGACGACGCCGGCTTCCTCAACGCCGCGCGCATCAAGGGCACGCACACCGCGATCAAGTCGGGCATGCTCGCCGCCGAGGCCGCCTTCGAGGCGCTCGCCCACGAACGCCAGCGCGACGCACTCACCGCCTACCCGGCCGCCTTCCGCGACTCGTGGCTGTACGCCGAGCTCCACAAGTACCGCAACTTCAAGCCGCTGATGAAGAAGGGCCTGATCCTCGGCTCGCTGCTGTTCGGCATGGACCAGATGCTGTTCCGCGGCAAGGCACCGTGGACGCTGCACAACAGCGCCGACCACGACAAGCTCAAGCCGGCGTCCGAGTGCCCGAAGATCGACTATCCGAAGCCGGACGGCGTGCTGACCTTCGATCGCCTGTCCTCGGTGTTCCTGTCCAACACCAACCACGAGGAAGAGCAGCCCTGCCACCTGCAGCTCAAGGACGCCTCGGTGCCGATCGCGATCAACCTCGCGAAGTACGATGCCCCCGAGCAGCGCTACTGCCCGGCCGGGGTGTACGAGATCGTGCACGAAGAGGCCGGTCCGCGCCTGCAGATCAACGCGCAGAACTGCGTGCACTGCAAGACCTGCGACATCAAGGACCCGACCCAGAACATCAACTGGGTGGTGCCGCAGGGCGGCGAAGGGCCGATCTACCAGGGCATGTAA